One stretch of Microvirga lotononidis DNA includes these proteins:
- a CDS encoding GNAT family N-acetyltransferase: MSILDRFIHPPAPRVEAVGTEAAARLSAIHASAFAPAWSTLDFERLLGERGVVADGLFLGRATKPVGFVLSRIVLDEAEIITVAVAPEARGKGHARPLLAHHLDALSRQGVARVHLEVEEGNGPAIALYRRAGFQDVGRREGYYRKADGTKAAALTMTLSL, encoded by the coding sequence GTGAGCATCCTCGACCGCTTCATCCATCCGCCGGCCCCGCGCGTCGAAGCCGTCGGGACCGAGGCCGCCGCCCGGCTCTCGGCCATCCATGCCTCGGCCTTCGCGCCGGCCTGGAGCACGCTGGATTTCGAGCGCCTTCTGGGCGAGCGCGGCGTCGTGGCCGATGGGCTCTTTCTGGGACGCGCGACGAAACCCGTCGGCTTCGTCCTGTCGCGGATCGTGCTCGACGAGGCGGAGATCATCACGGTCGCGGTCGCGCCGGAAGCCCGGGGCAAGGGCCATGCTCGCCCTCTCCTCGCCCATCATCTCGACGCGCTTTCGCGGCAAGGCGTGGCCCGGGTGCATCTGGAGGTCGAGGAGGGCAACGGGCCCGCCATCGCCCTCTACCGGCGCGCGGGTTTCCAGGACGTCGGCCGGCGGGAAGGCTATTATCGGAAAGCCGACGGGACCAAGGCTGCGGCGCTCACCATGACCTTGAGCCTATAG
- the tsaB gene encoding tRNA (adenosine(37)-N6)-threonylcarbamoyltransferase complex dimerization subunit type 1 TsaB, producing MRVLAIDTALGACSACIVEAGEPVPLAAESIAMDRGHAEALMPLLDRLSAQVDGGFESLDRVAVTVGPGSYTGLRVGISAARGIGLAAGIPVVGVATLSAFLAPMMVGDRRGLFTAAIDAKHGHIYIQAIAPGGRTIIPPGLMTYREAIRLLGSGPILVSGSASAMLAAEARAQGVEAHISDISGYPDIAWVARLGALADPTQALPKPLYLREPDAKPQDGARIARQ from the coding sequence GTGCGAGTCCTTGCCATCGATACGGCCCTAGGCGCCTGCTCGGCCTGCATCGTCGAGGCCGGTGAGCCCGTGCCGCTGGCCGCCGAATCCATCGCCATGGATCGCGGACACGCGGAAGCCCTGATGCCGCTCCTCGACCGGCTCTCCGCCCAGGTGGACGGCGGATTCGAGAGTCTCGACCGGGTCGCCGTCACGGTCGGGCCGGGCAGCTATACGGGCCTGAGGGTCGGGATCAGCGCGGCCCGCGGCATCGGCCTTGCGGCCGGGATCCCGGTGGTCGGGGTCGCGACCCTGTCCGCCTTCCTCGCCCCGATGATGGTCGGCGACAGGCGCGGGCTCTTCACCGCCGCCATCGACGCCAAGCACGGCCACATCTACATCCAGGCCATCGCGCCGGGCGGACGCACGATCATTCCGCCGGGCCTCATGACCTATCGTGAGGCCATCCGGCTTCTCGGCTCCGGCCCGATCCTGGTCTCCGGCTCCGCCTCGGCCATGTTGGCCGCGGAGGCGCGTGCCCAAGGGGTCGAGGCCCATATCAGCGACATCTCGGGCTATCCCGACATCGCCTGGGTGGCCCGCCTCGGGGCCCTGGCCGATCCGACCCAGGCGCTGCCGAAGCCGCTTTACCTGCGCGAGCCCGACGCCAAGCCGCAGGACGGGGCCCGGATCGCCAGGCAGTAA
- a CDS encoding NUDIX hydrolase encodes MTTGPDPSSTDLKPWTVSRSRDVIRDRWVTLRADDCVTAEGVEIAPYYVLEYPDWVHVIAIDDEDHLVLIEQYRHAFGGLSLEVPAGAIDREDPSVLAAAARELEEETGYVAERWRSLGKHSPNPATHTNSCHTVLALGARPVGRKLNDPTEQIKVVRVPVGDAARLAADGTLTNAMQIASLAIALGAIGKWHL; translated from the coding sequence ATGACAACCGGACCCGATCCTTCCTCGACAGACCTCAAGCCCTGGACCGTGAGCCGCTCGCGGGACGTGATTCGCGACCGCTGGGTCACGCTGCGCGCCGACGATTGCGTGACCGCCGAAGGCGTGGAAATCGCCCCCTATTACGTGCTCGAATATCCCGATTGGGTCCACGTCATAGCCATCGACGACGAGGACCACCTCGTCCTGATCGAGCAATATCGCCATGCCTTCGGCGGCCTGTCCCTCGAAGTGCCGGCCGGGGCGATCGACCGGGAGGACCCGTCCGTGCTGGCGGCGGCGGCCCGCGAGCTCGAGGAAGAGACGGGTTACGTCGCAGAGCGATGGCGGTCTTTGGGCAAGCACTCACCCAATCCCGCAACCCATACGAATTCCTGCCATACGGTGCTGGCGCTCGGTGCGCGCCCGGTCGGCCGGAAGCTGAACGACCCGACCGAGCAGATCAAGGTGGTGCGGGTGCCGGTCGGGGATGCCGCTCGGCTCGCTGCCGACGGCACCCTCACGAACGCGATGCAGATCGCCTCCCTGGCCATCGCGCTCGGCGCCATCGGCAAATGGCATTTATGA
- a CDS encoding malonic semialdehyde reductase produces MPVLSEIALDQLFRDARTHRWWQDRPIPEATLREVADLAKLGPTSTNSSPGRFVFVVSREAKEKLKPHLDEGNVRQTMSAPATVIVAYDTEFYEKLATLAPNSPDARSWFAGKPEAIERAGFQGSCLQGAYLMMAARALGLDCGPMGGFSHQGVDGAFFPDGRFRSNFLINLGYGLPEKLHPRQPRLAFEEFCSIA; encoded by the coding sequence TTGCCCGTCTTGTCCGAGATCGCCCTGGACCAGCTCTTCCGCGACGCCCGCACCCATCGCTGGTGGCAGGATCGCCCGATCCCGGAGGCGACCCTGCGCGAGGTCGCCGACCTCGCCAAGCTGGGGCCGACGAGCACCAATTCCTCGCCCGGCCGCTTCGTCTTCGTGGTGTCGCGCGAGGCCAAGGAGAAGCTCAAGCCCCATCTCGACGAGGGCAACGTGCGCCAGACCATGAGCGCGCCCGCGACGGTGATCGTGGCCTATGACACCGAATTCTACGAGAAGCTCGCCACCCTCGCGCCGAACAGCCCCGATGCGCGCAGCTGGTTCGCCGGGAAGCCCGAGGCCATCGAACGGGCGGGGTTCCAGGGCTCGTGCCTCCAGGGCGCCTATCTGATGATGGCCGCCCGGGCGCTCGGGCTCGATTGCGGACCCATGGGGGGTTTTTCTCACCAGGGGGTCGACGGGGCCTTCTTCCCCGACGGCCGGTTCAGGTCCAACTTCCTGATCAATCTCGGCTACGGCCTTCCCGAGAAGCTCCATCCGCGCCAGCCGCGCCTCGCCTTCGAGGAGTTCTGCTCCATCGCCTGA
- a CDS encoding NifU family protein — protein sequence MFIQTEATPNPATLKFLPGRVVMPEGTFEAKTPEQGEVSPLAQRLFAVPGVTGVFFGYDFVTVTKADGEWQHLKPAILGAIMEHFMTGAPLFANGYGASQEDGEEFFDDADAATVETIKELLETRIRPAVAGDGGDITFRGFKDGTVYLVMKGACSGCPSSTATLRHGIQNLLRHFLPDVREVQAV from the coding sequence ATGTTCATCCAGACCGAAGCCACTCCCAATCCCGCCACCCTGAAATTCCTGCCCGGCCGCGTGGTCATGCCGGAAGGCACCTTCGAGGCGAAGACCCCCGAGCAGGGCGAAGTCTCCCCCCTGGCCCAGCGGCTCTTCGCGGTGCCGGGCGTCACGGGCGTGTTCTTCGGCTACGATTTCGTCACCGTGACCAAGGCGGACGGGGAATGGCAGCACCTGAAGCCTGCCATCCTCGGCGCGATCATGGAGCATTTCATGACCGGCGCTCCGCTCTTCGCCAACGGATACGGCGCCAGCCAAGAGGACGGCGAGGAGTTCTTCGACGATGCGGACGCCGCCACCGTCGAGACCATCAAGGAACTGCTCGAGACCCGCATCCGCCCGGCGGTGGCGGGAGACGGCGGCGACATCACGTTCCGCGGCTTCAAGGACGGCACCGTGTATCTCGTCATGAAGGGCGCCTGCTCGGGCTGCCCGTCCTCGACCGCCACCCTGCGCCACGGCATCCAGAACCTGCTGCGCCACTTCCTGCCGGACGTGCGCGAGGTGCAGGCGGTCTAA
- a CDS encoding universal stress protein, with translation MSGKRRSYESGHRPKFMVVVDQTPECARAVHFASRRTARTGASMIMLAVVDPPDNFEWLGVGEAMIEEASEEAQKRLDAAAREARNAAGVEPEQVIRVGSRADEIIKLINEDEDISFLVLAAGSAKDGPGPLVSTLAGGKAAASFPVPIVIVPGSLTDEEIDALAG, from the coding sequence GTGAGCGGCAAGCGCCGATCCTACGAATCCGGCCACCGGCCGAAATTCATGGTGGTGGTCGACCAGACGCCGGAATGCGCCCGGGCGGTGCACTTCGCCTCCCGGCGCACGGCCCGCACGGGCGCGAGCATGATCATGCTCGCGGTCGTGGATCCACCCGACAATTTCGAATGGCTCGGCGTCGGCGAGGCCATGATCGAGGAAGCGAGCGAAGAGGCCCAGAAACGGCTCGACGCCGCGGCTCGCGAGGCCCGCAACGCCGCGGGCGTGGAGCCGGAGCAGGTGATCCGCGTCGGCAGCCGGGCCGACGAGATCATCAAGCTCATCAACGAGGACGAGGACATCTCCTTCCTGGTCCTTGCGGCCGGCAGCGCCAAGGACGGCCCCGGCCCCCTGGTCTCCACCCTGGCCGGCGGCAAGGCCGCCGCCTCCTTCCCGGTCCCCATCGTCATCGTGCCGGGCAGCCTGACGGACGAGGAAATCGACGCGCTGGCGGGCTAG
- the trpS gene encoding tryptophan--tRNA ligase: MAQFKELVFSGVQPTGNLHLGNYLGAIKRFVAMQEQYDCIYCVVDMHAITVPQNPTDLTRQIREVTAAFLAAGIDPKRHIVFNQSQVPQHAELAWVFNCVARLGWLNRMTQFKDKAGKDRENASVGLYAYPSLMAADILVYRATHVPVGEDQKQHLELTRDIAQKFNNDWAESIAAHGFGDAFFPLTEPMIQGPATRVMSLRDGSKKMSKSDPSDYSRINLTDDADTIAQKVRKAKTDPEPLPSEVEGLKARPEAENLVAIYAALMDTTPEEVLRQHGGSQFSGFKAALVDVAVTKLSPVADEMRRLMADPGHIDAVLADGSARARALASVTMDAVKDIVGFVRAR, from the coding sequence ATGGCGCAGTTCAAGGAGCTGGTGTTCTCGGGCGTTCAGCCCACCGGCAATCTCCACCTCGGGAATTATCTCGGCGCCATCAAGCGCTTCGTCGCCATGCAGGAGCAGTATGACTGCATCTACTGCGTCGTGGACATGCATGCGATCACCGTGCCGCAGAACCCGACCGATCTGACCCGCCAGATCCGCGAGGTGACGGCCGCGTTCCTCGCAGCCGGCATCGATCCGAAGCGGCACATCGTCTTCAACCAGTCCCAGGTGCCCCAGCACGCGGAACTCGCCTGGGTGTTCAACTGCGTGGCCCGCCTCGGCTGGCTCAACCGGATGACCCAGTTCAAGGACAAGGCGGGCAAGGACCGGGAGAACGCCTCGGTCGGCCTCTACGCCTATCCGAGCCTGATGGCCGCCGACATCCTGGTCTACCGGGCGACCCATGTGCCGGTGGGCGAGGACCAGAAGCAGCATCTGGAGCTGACCCGCGACATCGCCCAGAAGTTCAACAACGACTGGGCCGAATCGATTGCCGCCCACGGCTTCGGCGATGCGTTCTTCCCCCTGACCGAGCCCATGATCCAGGGGCCCGCCACCCGGGTCATGTCCCTGCGCGACGGCTCGAAGAAGATGTCGAAGTCGGACCCGTCCGACTATTCGCGCATCAACCTGACCGACGACGCCGACACCATCGCCCAGAAGGTGCGCAAGGCGAAGACCGATCCCGAGCCGTTGCCGAGCGAGGTCGAGGGCCTCAAGGCCCGCCCCGAGGCCGAGAACCTCGTGGCGATCTATGCGGCGCTCATGGACACGACGCCGGAAGAAGTGCTGCGCCAGCACGGCGGCTCCCAGTTCTCCGGCTTCAAGGCCGCTCTCGTGGACGTGGCGGTGACGAAGCTCTCGCCCGTCGCCGACGAGATGCGCCGCCTCATGGCCGATCCCGGCCACATCGATGCGGTGCTGGCGGACGGCTCGGCCCGCGCGCGCGCCCTGGCCTCCGTGACCATGGATGCGGTCAAGGACATCGTGGGCTTCGTCCGCGCGCGCTGA